The DNA window ATCAATAAGATAAAAAAGTATTTGTTGGCTGCCTAGGTGTGGCACGAAGCTTGTACAGCTATTAATACAACACAACATCTAATTTTCTAGCCGGCGGACAGGGCTGAGATATCTCTGAGTTTGGGCATGTGGCGTGACCTGAACCGCAGGTCGGACTTTCACGAAAAGAGGGGTTGTCGTGATTATTGTGAGGATTTCAATGAAGGCACTCGTGGGAAAAAAGTTAGATGTGATGCAGACACTTCTCTCGATGAGTGCGGCTGCGAGAAAGGAGAAGGGGTGCCTGAGCTATGACGCTTTTTGCGATATCAATCGTAAAACAGTTTTCTATCTCATTGAGGAGCGGCAGAAACGTGCAGAACTGGTCCGTCATATACGATCCGAAAGATTCAGTGTTTTGCTCGGGACCAGGAGTCTTTTAACCAAACCTCTGGAAATGAAAATCCATACGATCTCCCGTTCGGAAGGGGTGGAGGTCGTCAATGCCCTCAGGAACAGGGAACCCTCTGAAAATCACTGCTACTGAAAAGGAGAATAATTATGTCGTGGGAAAATAATCCAGGAGGCCGGCAAGAGGGTCCCCCAGATCTTTCCGAAATGATCAAGAAGGTGGGAGATTCACTGAGCCTCGGGAAGGGAAGAAAGCCCCTTTGGCTTATAGTGATCGTCATTGTTCTCGGGATTATCGTGGCTTATACCGCCTTTTACACCATTGCCCCCGGTCACCAGGGGGTCCTTCTGCGATTTGGCAACTATGTTGGTCTGGTTATGCCAGGTCTTCACTTCAAAATCCCCTTTGGTGTGGACACGGTTTTCAAGGTGCACACGGAACAGGTAGACACGGAGAGTTTTGGTTTCAAAAGCGTCCGCCCCGGTATTCGGACCCAGTATGAAAAGGGTGCCGCGGAGGAGCGAGAATCTCTCATGCTTACCGGGGACCTGAACGTTATCGATGTGGAGTGGATCATCCAGTTCCGGAGGGAAAACCCCCGAAAATACCTTTTCAACGTACAAGACCCTATTATGACACTCAGGGATATCAGCGAATCGGTGAATCGGCGCATCGTGGGGAACAGGAGCTTTGACTATGTTCTACAAAACCGGGAAGAGGTGAACAAAATGGCCCAGGAGGAGCTTCAGAAGATTCTCGATGAGTATGAAACCGGAATTCGAGTCGTCAACGTGAGACTCCAAAACGTGGTTCCACCCGATCCTGTAAAAGGCGCCTTCAATGAGGTAAACGAGGCACAGCAGGAAAAGGAGAGACTCATTAACGAGGCCCAGGAGACGTATAACAGACAGATTCCACAAGCTAAGGGAGAAGCGGAAAGAGCGATCAACGGGGCCCGGGGATTCGCGCTCGAGCGGGTGAACCACGCCAAGGGTGATGTAGCCAGGTTCTCGGCTGTTCTCAAAGAATACCGAAATTCGAAAGAAGTCACCAAACAGCGCCTCTACCTGGAGGCCTATCAGACGATCCTGCCCAATGCTAAGCAGATCTACATTATCGACAGTAAACAGAAAGGCCTTCTGCCGTTGCTCCAACTCAATCAGCAGGTAACAAAGGGGGGTGAGGCTAAATGAGACGAATGGGAGCTTTCATTGGCGTTGTGATCGTTATCTTTCTGATCCTCTTGTTTTCGGGCGCCTTTTACACGGTCAACGAATGGGAACAGGTGGTGATCACCCAGTTTGGAAGACCGGTTGGAAAACCAAAGACCGAGGCGGGTCTCAATTTCAAGATTCCCTTCATTCAGGACATCCATCGCTATGAGAAGCGGATTATGAGGTGGGATGGAGATCCCAAAGAGATACCCACCCGGGACAAACGGTTTATCTATGTCGATACAACGGCCCGGTGGCGAATCGTGGACGCACAGAAATTCCTGGAGGTTCTTGGTACGTACACTCAGGCATACGCCAAGTTGGATGACATCATTGACGCTGTTCTCAGGGATTATGTCTCGGCGAATCCTCTGGTGGAGCTCGTCCGGACCACAAACGAGATGCCGAGCGTGGAGAATGTGGAAGGCAAGGTCCTCTCCCCGTTCCAGGGTGAAGCAACCGCCCCGGAAACCGTTCGCCTGGGGAGAGAAAAGATCACCCGCGCAATTCTGGCCGAGGCGTCGAAGGCTATGCCCGCCTTTGGTATGAAACTGGTCGATGTGCGCATCAAGCGGATTAACTATGTCGAGCAAGTCCGTAAGAAGGTGTACGAACGGATGGTGTCGGAAAGAAAGCGCAAGGCCGCCCAGTTTCGATCGGAGGGAGAGGGCAAAAAGGCAGAGATTCTCGGCCAGATGGAGAAGGAGCTGAAATCCATCATCTCGGGCGCATACCGGACGGCCGAAGAGATCCGGGGAGGGGCGGATGCAGAGGCAACCAGGATCTATGGAGACGCTTACGGTCAGGATCCTGCCTTCTACGCCTTTTTCAAGACCCTGGAGACCTACAAAGATGCTGCGTATAAGAACGCCTCTGTTATTCTTGGAACCGATTCCGACTATTACCGGTTCCTGAAGACCATCCCGAAATGACCAGGGATCATTATTGATATAAGAAAGGAAAGCGTATGAAAACCTTGCTGATCTATCCGGAGTACCCGGCTACCTTCTGGAGTTTCAAATATGCCCTCAGATTCATTCACAAAAGGGCGGCTTTGCCTCCCCTGGGTCTTCTGACGATAGGAGCGATGCTGCCCAAAGTATGGCCTAAGAAGCTGGTTGATGTGAATGTGGAAAAGCTCACTGAAAAAGACCTAGCATGGGCTGATTGCGCTTTTATCAGCGGCATGGTTGTGCAAAGAGAATCGGCACGTGAGATCATTGGCCGGTGTAAGGAGGCGAATATCAAGGTCATAGCTGGTGGGCCGCTCTTCACCAACGAATACGATCAATTTGAGGGTGTGGACCATTTTGTGCTGAATGAGGCCGAACTGACCCTCCCCCCCTTTCTGGCGGATCTGGAGAAGGGATGCGCTCAGCACATCTACGAGACATCGGAGTTTTGCGACATTCGTAAAGTACCTGCTCCCCTGTGGGAATTGATGGATTTCAAACAGTATGCCTCGATGAGCATTCAGTTTTCGCGTGGCTGTCCATTCAATTGTGATTTCTGTAACGTAACCGCACTATTCGGGCATCGCCCCCGCATCAAAACAGCCGAGCAGATTACTGCTGAGCTGGATGGTCTTTACGATCAAGGGTGGCGTGGACAGGTCTTTTTTGTGGATGATAACTTTATCGGCAACAAAGGTTATCTGAAGAATTATCTCCTGCCGGCACTCATCCAGTGGCAGAAAGGCAGGAAGGGAGTCCCTTTCAACACAGAGGCTTCGGTCAACCTGGCCGATGACGAGCTGCTGATGGAAATGATGGTCCAAGCGGGTTTTGATGCGGTCTTCATCGGAATCGAAACGCCCAATGAAGAAAGCCTGGCTGAATGCAACAAAAAGCAGAACAAGAACCGAGACCTCCTGGAGAGTGTAAAGCGTATGCAGCGGGCCGGGCTGCAAGTGACCGGTGGCTTCATTGTCGGCTTTGACAGTGACACGCCATCCATCTTTCAGCGGCAGATCGACTTTATCCAGAAGAGCGGCATCGTGACGGCCATGGTGGGCCTACTGAACGCCCCACCCGGCACAAGGCTCTATGAACGTATGAGGAAAGAGGACCGCCTGATCGACTGTATCTCCGGAGACAACGCAGACGGCACGACCAACATTCTTCCCAGAATGGGGTTTGATGTATTGCGCGAAGGATACGGAAACCTGATGCAGCACATTTACTCACCCGAGCATTACTATAAACGGGCGATGACCTTTCTCCGGGAGTATAAGAGACCAAAGGTGAGGACCCCTCTGGAGTTTCAACGTTTGCTGGCGGTCTTGCGTTCAAGCTTCCGCCTGGGTATTTTCGGCCGGGAGCGATTCGAATACTGGAAGATCATGATCTGGACTCTTTTTTGCCGGCCTAAAATGCTCCCGCTGACTATTACGCTTGCGATTTATGGCTATCATTTCCGCAAAATCTGCAAATTGAAGATTGCTCAGTGAGTCCGAAAGCCATCTAGGCCAAAGGCATTGCGGAAGCCAATGGCATCCAGGAAATATACAACGCCTTGCCCGACTCGGGCGGCGAGACAATTGTGAAATGATAAATTGTGGAAATGATCTTCAGTGGGGAAAAACGGTCAGTTGCCAGCAGGGCCGATGACCTCATCCAACTCATTGGCAGCAAGGTGATCGTAGGCAAAAACATTACAACATAATTCAAGGAGGTATTATCAATGAAAACGGAAACTGCAGGAAAACTGAAGCATGGAGGTTGGGGTCTTATTGTTGGGGCAGTCGTCGTAATGATCATCGGTTTTACATGGGGAGGGTGGACGACCGCCGGCACGACCAAAACGATGACTCAAGAAGCGGTCTTGGCGAGTCAGGCAGCGATCTGCGTCGCCCAATTTATGAAGCAACCGAATCATGAGGAGAAACTCAAAGAATTAGCGGAATTGGATTCATGGAAGCGAGCTAAATTTATTGAAAAAGGGGGCTGGGACAAAATGCCCGGGCAGAAAAAGGCTGACTATGATGTGAGCCAAGCATGTGCCGATGGGCTTGAAATTCTTATCAAAAAATGAGCTGGCTGTTAAGGGTAATTCATATGCGGATTACCTTATAAAGATTTTTGCGTTCTGAAAAAATGGTTGGAGCTAGAGAAAGAACAACCAGATTCCTGATGGCCTGAATGCGGGGCTCTCCAGTGGGGTAAACCAAATACCGTAAATTAGGAAGTGCATTATGGCACTGGTAACATGGGATCCGTGGCGAGAGATTGCTGACAGGTTCGACCGCTACACGAGAGCTGTGGGGCAACCTCAGGCTGGAAGCCAAGAGGTCATCGCAACAGGCGACTGGGTTCCCCGGGTAGACATCGCTGAGACCGACGAGGCATTCGCGATCAAGGCGGAAATTCCCGAGGTCAATAAGGATGACGTCAAAATTACTGTAGACAATGGTGTCCTGACGATTCGGGGAGAGAGAAAACAGGAAAAAGAAGAGAAAGGGAAAAAGTTCCATCGAGTCGAGCGATCTTACGGGAGCTTCACCCGTAGCTTTACGTTGCCTGACAATGTGGATGAAACCAAAATCAAGGCTTCCTTCAAGGACGGCATGCTGAATCTCCATATTCAGAAGACTGAGAAGGCAAAACCGAGAGTCATCGAGGTCAAAGTGGAGTAAAAAGACAGAAGCTTTAACCATTAATCTTTCTGAAGACAGATAGGAAGAAGCTGGAAAGTGCTTCTGTTGACTCAGTCATATTCAAACCCTTTTCACTGGAAGATCTTCAAAGGACAATCCAAGGAGCGCTGGCGCCCAGAGAAAGAGATCAGGTAAGCGTAGGGGTAAGGATTCCGCAGATTCCGAAAATGTTTGTCTGAGTTAGGAAGAAGGGGGCGAGATGATTGCGGCGATGCGTAAGTATGTCCATTTGAATCGGTTGAACAAAAAGGAAAAAGATAATGCCACTGAATGAAAATAATGAACCGGGGGATCATTTCATAGATAAGCTTCGTTCAATGTTCGGTCCCGGAGACCCCCAGAAAAAGAGGGATGCCTTGCCCCCGAAGGCTCGTTTCAGCATCTGGTATATCCTGCTGGCCTTCCTTTTGTTCTCCTACCTGCAGCAATACTATTTTTCTTCAAAAGTGGAAACGATCCCCTACAGCCAATTTAAGCAATACATTGCTCAAGACCAGTTGGATAAATTGATCATCGGCCCGGAAAATATCAATGGAACGCTGAAGGGAACGCCGGGCAAAAAGTTTACGACCCTTCGGGTGGATGATCCCAGCCTGGTGAAGGATCTGGATGAACACAAGGTCAGTTACTCAGGACATTATGAGAGTAAATTCCTGAGCAGCATTCTTTCCTGGGTCATCCCTATCGCCATTTTCTTCTTCATCTGGCGATTCGCCATGAAGAAGATGGGGCCGGGGATGGGGGTTATGTCTTTTAGCAAAAGTAAAGCGAAGATGTTTGCCGAGAATGAGACCAAGGTCACTTTCGTCGATGTGGCCGGGATCGATGAGTCCAAAGAAGAGCTTCAGGAGCTGGTTGAATTTCTGAGTAATCCGGGGAAATTCCAGAAACTGGGAGGGAGAATTCCTAAAGGGGTCCTTCTGGTCGGCCTTCCCGGGACCGGCAAAACCCTTCTGGCAAGGGCTGTGGCCGGGGAGGCAAAAGTCCCTTTCTTCAGCATCAGCGGATCTGAGTTTGTGGAGATGTTCGTGGGTGTGGGAGCCGCCCGTGTCCGCGATCTTTTTGCCCAGGCCGCGAGCCAGGCCCCCTGCATCATCTTCATTGATGAACTGGACGCGCTGGGGAAAGCCCGGGGAATGAATGTTATGGGTGGGCATGATGAACGAGAGCAGACGCTTAACCAGCTCCTGGTTGAGATGGATGGATTCGAGACGAACAAAGGGGTCATCATCATGGCCGCCACCAACCGTCCGGAAATTCTGGATCCTGCCTTGATGCGCCCTGGGCGTTTTGATCGGCAGGTCCTGGTAGACCGGCCGGATATCAACGGGCGGGAAGCCGTCCTGAAAATCCATTCCAAGAATGTTCTCCTAGCCCCCGATGTGGATCTCCGCAAGGTCGCAGGACGTACCCCCGGCTTTGTGGGAGCCGATCTGGCCAACCTCATCAATGAGGCAGCCCTGCTGGCTGCCCGGAAAAACAAGGAAACGGTCGGGCCGGCTGAGTTCGACGACGCAATAGACCGAGTGGTTGGGGGTCTGGAGAAAAAGAACCGGGTGATGAATGCCCAGGAGAAGGAAATAGTCGCCTTTCATGAGTCCGGACACGCGATTGTCGCCGAGTCTGTGGATCATGCCGACCCAGTGCACAAAATCTCCATTATTCCCCGAGGGATCGCGGCGCTCGGATATACCCAGCAGCAACCCACGGAGGATCGCTACCTGATGACCCGTTCGGAGCTGCTGGACAGGCTGGCCGTTCTTTTAGGAGGCAGGGTGGCGGAGGAACTGGTTTTCGGAGAAATCTCCACAGGGGCGCAAAACGACCTGCAGCGGGCTACGGACATTGCCCGGTCCATGGTCACGGAATACGGCATGAGCGATCGCATGGGATTGGTGACCTATGAGCGCGCTCGTCAGCCTCTGTTCCTCCCGGAAAGTTTTGCTCCCGGTAAAACCTACAGTGAAGAGAAAGCCGGCCAGATAGATGAAGAAATTTCCCTGGTGATCGAGCAGGCGCATCAAAGGGTGCAAGGAATCCTGAGCGCTCACCGCACTATTTTGGATGACCTGGCCAAACTCGTTTCCCAGAAGGAAGTTGTGCAGGGGGAGGAACTGAGAAAGATGCTGGGGAAAACCCCTGCGGAATAGTGCCGTACCCAGTTCAGTTTCCCATAACCATTGCAGATCGGAGGATAATCATGAAAATAAGGCCATTAAGCGACAGGGTGCTTGTTGTCGGAATTGAGGAGAAGGAAAAGACCGCCGGCGGGATCGTCATTCCGGATACGGCCAAGGAAAAACCACAAGAAGGAAAGATCGTAGCGGCCGGTCCCGGAAAATGGGATGAAAACGGAAAACGGATTCCCCTGGAAGTCAAGAAAGGCGATCGTATACTTTTCGGCAAATATGCGGGAAATGAAATCAAGGTCGATGGGGTGGAACATCTCATTATGAGAGAGGATGATATCCTGGGTATCATGGAAAGTGATTGAAGGAGGTCTTAAGCAATGGCAGCAAAAGAGATTAACTATGGCGCAAAGGCAAGAGAGAAGATGCTGAGAGGTGTGGACATCCTCGCCGACGCGGTGAAGGTGACCCTCGGGCCGAAAGGTCGGCATGTCCTCATTGAAAAATCCTGGGGTTCCCCCAAGATCAGCAAGGACGGGGTGACCGTTGCCAAGGAGATCGAACTGGAAGACAAGTTTGAAAACATAGGTGCACAGATGGTCAAGGAAGTGGCTTCCCGGACATCAGACGTCGCCGGGGACGGCACAACCACGGCGACAATCCTGGCACAGGCCATCTACCGCGAAGGAGTTAAGCTTTTGGCAGCGGGCGGCAACCCCATGCCCATCAAGCGGGGCATTGACAAGGCCGTTGATATGGTGGTTGAAGAACTGAAAAAGATGTCCAAACCCACAAAAGACAGAAAAGAGATCTCTCAGGTCGGCACAATATCGGCAAACAACGACCGCACCATCGGGGACATTATCGCCGATGCCATGGAAAAGGTGGGCAAGGAGGGTGTAATTACCGTAGAGGAAGCCAAGGTGATGGAAACCACTCTGAAGGTCGTTGAGGGTATGCAGTTCGACAGGGGCTACCTGAGCCCGTACTTTGTGACAGACCCCGAGAAGATGGAAGTTGCCCTCGAGGAACCCTATGTCCTTTTAAACGAAAAGAAGATCAGTACCATGAAAGACCTGCTTCCCATTCTAGAGCAGGTTGCAAGGGGTGGAAAACCTCTCTTGATCCTTGCAGAGGACGTGGAGGGGGAGGCTCTGGCTACCCTGGTGGTAAACAAGTTGAGAGGGACTCTGCATTGTGCGGCTGTCAAGGCGCCCGGCTTTGGCGACAGGCGAAAGGCCATGCTGGAAGATATCGCCATACTGACCGGCGGCCGGGTGATCAGTGAGGATTTGGGCGTCAAGCTGGAAAGCATTACCCTGAAAGACCTGGGCACTGCCAAACGGATTACTGTGGACAAAGATAACACAACGATCATCGATGGGGGCGGCGCGCGCAAGGAACTGGAAGGTCGCGTAAAACAGATCAGAGTTCAAATTGAAGAAACGACCAGCGACTATGACAGGGAAAAGCTTCAGGAGCGCCTGGCAAAATTGATCGGGGGCGTGGCCGTTATCAATGTAGGCGCTGCCACGGAAACTGAAATGAAGGAAAAAAAGGACAGGGTGGAAGATGCCCTCAATGCGACTCGCGCAGCCGTGGAGGAGGGCGTCGTTCCCGGTGGCGGCGTTGCTTATGTGCGTGCCCTGAAGGTTCTCAAAAAGGGTCAATTCCCCGGGGAGGAGCAGCTTGGGGCGAACCTCATTAAACGTGCCCTTGAGGAGCCTGTGAGGCAGATTTCCCAAAATGCCGGCTTTGAGGCCTCTGTGGTGGTCCAGCGCGTTATGGAGGGAGAAGGAAATTTTGGATTCAATGCCGAAACTGGGACGTACGAAGATCTTATGAAGGCCGGCATTGTGGATCCGACCAAGGTAACACGGTTTGCGCTTCAGAATGCCGCATCCGTGGCCGGCCTTCTCATGACCACGGAGGCAATGGTTGCTGAAAAGCCGAAAAAAGATAGCTCCTCGACACCCGCCATGCCATCAGAAGACCTGTATTGATGGAAATGATCTTCAATGGGGCTTGTTCCACGAGGAAGGCCTCAATCATCAAAGACAATAGTTTATCCCTTTGATCGACGCGACCACCCGGATTCTGCAAAATGAAGGTTACTCTCGAGGTGCTGGAAGTGGAAAAGAAGATGAACTTGTAGAATAGCGTATTTAAGACGGCTGCATCCTGGTGCTATCTTCAGAAAGGCCTCGAACACGCTTTTGAACCATATCTGTGATTCTCTTAATTCTTTGGCCGCTGGGATTGATGCCCGGCCACAAGATGAGCGGGTTCATTCAGAGAGGGTCCGCTTGATGAAGCCCCTTTAGGTGAAATAATATTTTTCGACAAAGTCCACATGCCGTGCCCAGATCATGGCATGTCAAGAGAAGGAGACACAAAGAGTGAGAGTGAGCGGCAAGAGGATTCTCCGGACCCTGTCCCATTTGTGGATGCGTCTCGGCAGAACCGGCTTGGCACAAGAGTATGCCGGCGACGAGCCGCTGCTGCGATCGGAACTGTTCAGCAGCGAACAGATGAAGCGGCACGGCAAAGCGCTGGCGGACTCGCACACGCTGAGTTTGGGACGGGCTTCGGACCGACTCCTGACGCGTCTGGCTGAGAATGAAGGCGTCTTGATCGGAGCCTGCAATCTATTGACAACGGCGGTCAAGGCGAAACGCCGGATTGCACCTGCCGAAGAATGGCTGCTCGACAACTTCTATCTGATCGAAGAACAGATTCGTATGGCCAGGCGACACTTGCCCAAGGGGTACAGCCGGGGATTGCCGCGCTTGCTGAATGGCTCATCGGCCGGGCTTCCGCGCGCGTACGACATCGCGCTGGAGGTTATCTCGCACGGCGATGGGCGAGTGGACCCGGAAAATCTCAGCAGTTTCGTAGCCGCTTACCAGACGGTGACCGTCCTAAAATTAGGCGAATTGTGGGCCGTTCCGATCATGCTGCGCCTGGCCCTGATCGAAAATCTCCGTCGCGTTGGAGCCCGCATCGCCGCTGACCGGACCGACCGCAACCGCGCCGACTACTGGGCGGATCAGATGACGGGGATGGCGGAGAAAGACCCCAAGAGCCTGATCCTCTCGATCGCGGATATGGCGCGGTCGAACCCGCCGCTGGTGGGTTCGTTTGTCGCGGAATTTGCGCGCCGGTTGCAGGGACAGGGCCCCGCGTTGGCCTTGCCGCTCACCTGGATTGAGCAGAGGCTCTCGGAATCCGGCCTGACGATTGAGCAGTTGGTGCAGGCGGAGAACCGGCAACAGGCCGCCGAACAGGTTTCGGTAAGCAACAGCATCGGAAGCCTCCGATTTCTGGGAGCGATGGACTGGCGCGAGTTCGTCGAGACAATGAGCACTGTCGAACAGACCCTGCGGCAGGATCCTGGAGAAGTGTACGAAAAAATGGATTTTGCCACCCGCGATCTCTACCGTCACGTGGTGGAAAAGATCGCGAAAAGCAGCCGACGATCCGAAAGCGATGTAGCCTGCGAAGCGATCCGATTGGCCCGCGAAGCTGCAGCCAAGGATAACAGGGACGATCGAGCAGCTCATGTCGGGTTCTACCTGATCGACAAGGGACTGCTACAGCTCGAACGATCGGCGGAGGTCCGCCTCTCCGCCCCTGAGGCTATTCAGCGAAGGATCTGCCAGTCTCCTTTGCTCCTCTATCTTGGCACAAATTTTCTAATCACGGCGATTTTTACCGGTGTCTTTCTGGCGAAAGCGGATGCCAGTGGGGTGCCTGTTTGGCTACTCGCACTGATCGGTGTTCCCTTGCTGCTGAGCGCAAGCCATCTGGCGGTGGCGCTGGTGAATTGGCTGGCGACATTACTGGCGACGCCGCGCCTGCTGCCGCGAATGGATTTTTCTGGAGGAATTCCTCCGGAATCTCGTACCTTGACCGTGATCCCGACGATGCTCACGAGCGCTAAAAACATTGAGGATCTGGTCGAGGCACTGGAGGTTCGGTTTCTGGCGAATCGGGACGAGCACCTGCACTTCGGTCTGCTGACGGATTTCCAGGACGCGCCTGAGGAAACGCTTTCGGAGAACGAACCTTTGTTACGGCTAGCCCAAAAGAGAATCCAAGGGTTGAACGAAAAGTACCGAGGCCCAAAAGCCGACACGTTCTTCCTTTTTCATCGTCCACGCCGCTGGAATCCGCAGGAGCAAATCTGGATGGGTTACGAGCGGAAGCGAGGAAAGCTGGCGGATTTGAATTCGCTTCTGCGCGGCGGCGCGAAAGATCGCTTCTCCCTCATCGTTGGGAATATTGCCGCCCTATCGAGCGTGAAGTATGTGATCACCCTTGACACGGATACGAAGCTCCCCCGCGATTCGGCCTGTCAGTTTGTGGGAGCCATGGCGCATCCGCTGAATAGGGCGCGGTACGACGAAGACCGACAGAGGATCGATGAGGGGTACGGCATCCTTCAGCCGCGCGTGGCAGTGAGCCTGCCAGCTGCGAATCGGTCGCGATACGCCCAGTTGTTCGGGAGTGAGCCGGGTATCGACCCGTATACCCGGGTGGTCTCCGATGTCTACCAGGACGTGTTCCACGAAGGCTCATTCATCGGCAAGGGGATCTATGATGTCGATGCCTTCGAGCGGGCCCTCAAGGGGAGGTTTCCTGAGAACCGGATCCTCAGTCATGACCTTGTGGAGGGATGCTATGCACGGGTGGGGCTGTTGAGCGATGTACCGTTGTATGAGGAATATCCATCCCGCTACCTCGCGGACGTGAGCCGCCGGCACCGCTGGATCCGCGGGGATTGGCAAATTGTCCGCTGGCTGCTGCCGGGCGTTCCCGGCGTCGAGGGAAACCCCCGTAAGAACCCGCTCTCCGGGTTGTCCCGATGGAAGATTTTCGACAATCTTCGGCGAAGCCTCGTATCGGTGGCTTTGATTTTGCTGTTGCTCCTCGGTTGGACGGTCTTGCGCCCGGCGTGGCTATGGACCCTCGCCGTAATCGGAACCATCCTGATTCCCCTCTGGATTGCGTCTCTTATGGATCTGTTTCAGAAGCCTGGCGATGTGCTGCTGCGTCAGCATCTCGCTGCCACGGTGCGCTCGGCCGGCCGACACTCCGCTCAGGCGGCCTTTACTTTCACCTGTCTTCCCTATGAGGCTTTCTTCAGTCTGGATGCGATTGTGCGCACGGCCTGGCGAATGTGGGTCACCCATAAACGACTTCTGCAGTGGAATCCTTCGAACGACGCGGATTGCCAAGGCCGCACAGACCTCGTCGCATCCTGGCGGACAATGTGGATTGCCCCCGTCCTGGCCGCTGCTGCGGGAATTTATCTGTTCGTATCGAGGCCGGCCGCGCTCGCCGTGGCTGGGCCTATTCTGGTCCTCTGGTTTGCCTCCCCCGCGATTGCATGGTGGAGCAGCCGACCACTCGTACGCCGTGGAGCAAGGCTGACGGCTGACCAGACCCTGTTTCTGCGGAAACTTTCCCGAAAGACTTGGGCGTTTTTCGAGGCTTTCGTCGGCCCGGAAGATCATTGGCTGCCACCGGATAACTATCAAGAGCATTCCGCTCCCGTGGTCGAGCATCGCACGTCGCCTACCAACATGGGACTAGCGCTCCTGGCGAATTTGTCGGCTTACGACTTCGGCTACATCACGGCAAGACAACTCATCGAGCGCACGGCAAAGGCCTTCCATACAATGGAAGCCCTGGAACGCCACCGGGGCCACTTCTACAACTGGTACGACACGCAGTCTCTGAAAGCGTTGCCTCCCACGTACATTTCGACGGTGGACAGCGGGAACCTCGCGGCCCATCTGCTGACCTTGCGGCAGGGTCTCCTCGCCCTTCCCGGTTACCGGATCTTGGGAGCGCAATGGTTTGACGGGCTTAACGACACCCTGCGGATTGTCGTGGACGCTGCGGGAGGGGCCGCTGCGACCCTGCTCTCTCAACTTCAGAAAGATCTGACGTCCCCCTCCGCTTCCCTGCCAACTACGCTCGCAGGGACGCACCTCTACCTCGACCAGTTGACGACGGCCGTCAAGGAGGTGAAAAAAAGCCTCGAGACTGACCCCGGGAGCCAAACGATGGGATGGACACATGCCCTCGCTCGGCAATGCCAGAGCGCCCTCGATGAGCTGACGTTTCTCGTGCCGTGGACCTTGCTGCAGGCCTCTCCGGACAGGTTAAGCGGGTTTCCCCGCCTCGATG is part of the Deltaproteobacteria bacterium genome and encodes:
- a CDS encoding antibiotic biosynthesis monooxygenase, yielding MKALVGKKLDVMQTLLSMSAAARKEKGCLSYDAFCDINRKTVFYLIEERQKRAELVRHIRSERFSVLLGTRSLLTKPLEMKIHTISRSEGVEVVNALRNREPSENHCY
- the hflK gene encoding FtsH protease activity modulator HflK; this translates as MSWENNPGGRQEGPPDLSEMIKKVGDSLSLGKGRKPLWLIVIVIVLGIIVAYTAFYTIAPGHQGVLLRFGNYVGLVMPGLHFKIPFGVDTVFKVHTEQVDTESFGFKSVRPGIRTQYEKGAAEERESLMLTGDLNVIDVEWIIQFRRENPRKYLFNVQDPIMTLRDISESVNRRIVGNRSFDYVLQNREEVNKMAQEELQKILDEYETGIRVVNVRLQNVVPPDPVKGAFNEVNEAQQEKERLINEAQETYNRQIPQAKGEAERAINGARGFALERVNHAKGDVARFSAVLKEYRNSKEVTKQRLYLEAYQTILPNAKQIYIIDSKQKGLLPLLQLNQQVTKGGEAK
- the hflC gene encoding protease modulator HflC, whose product is MRRMGAFIGVVIVIFLILLFSGAFYTVNEWEQVVITQFGRPVGKPKTEAGLNFKIPFIQDIHRYEKRIMRWDGDPKEIPTRDKRFIYVDTTARWRIVDAQKFLEVLGTYTQAYAKLDDIIDAVLRDYVSANPLVELVRTTNEMPSVENVEGKVLSPFQGEATAPETVRLGREKITRAILAEASKAMPAFGMKLVDVRIKRINYVEQVRKKVYERMVSERKRKAAQFRSEGEGKKAEILGQMEKELKSIISGAYRTAEEIRGGADAEATRIYGDAYGQDPAFYAFFKTLETYKDAAYKNASVILGTDSDYYRFLKTIPK
- a CDS encoding DUF4070 domain-containing protein, giving the protein MKTLLIYPEYPATFWSFKYALRFIHKRAALPPLGLLTIGAMLPKVWPKKLVDVNVEKLTEKDLAWADCAFISGMVVQRESAREIIGRCKEANIKVIAGGPLFTNEYDQFEGVDHFVLNEAELTLPPFLADLEKGCAQHIYETSEFCDIRKVPAPLWELMDFKQYASMSIQFSRGCPFNCDFCNVTALFGHRPRIKTAEQITAELDGLYDQGWRGQVFFVDDNFIGNKGYLKNYLLPALIQWQKGRKGVPFNTEASVNLADDELLMEMMVQAGFDAVFIGIETPNEESLAECNKKQNKNRDLLESVKRMQRAGLQVTGGFIVGFDSDTPSIFQRQIDFIQKSGIVTAMVGLLNAPPGTRLYERMRKEDRLIDCISGDNADGTTNILPRMGFDVLREGYGNLMQHIYSPEHYYKRAMTFLREYKRPKVRTPLEFQRLLAVLRSSFRLGIFGRERFEYWKIMIWTLFCRPKMLPLTITLAIYGYHFRKICKLKIAQ
- a CDS encoding Hsp20/alpha crystallin family protein, giving the protein MMALVTWDPWREIADRFDRYTRAVGQPQAGSQEVIATGDWVPRVDIAETDEAFAIKAEIPEVNKDDVKITVDNGVLTIRGERKQEKEEKGKKFHRVERSYGSFTRSFTLPDNVDETKIKASFKDGMLNLHIQKTEKAKPRVIEVKVE
- the ftsH gene encoding ATP-dependent zinc metalloprotease FtsH; the encoded protein is MFGPGDPQKKRDALPPKARFSIWYILLAFLLFSYLQQYYFSSKVETIPYSQFKQYIAQDQLDKLIIGPENINGTLKGTPGKKFTTLRVDDPSLVKDLDEHKVSYSGHYESKFLSSILSWVIPIAIFFFIWRFAMKKMGPGMGVMSFSKSKAKMFAENETKVTFVDVAGIDESKEELQELVEFLSNPGKFQKLGGRIPKGVLLVGLPGTGKTLLARAVAGEAKVPFFSISGSEFVEMFVGVGAARVRDLFAQAASQAPCIIFIDELDALGKARGMNVMGGHDEREQTLNQLLVEMDGFETNKGVIIMAATNRPEILDPALMRPGRFDRQVLVDRPDINGREAVLKIHSKNVLLAPDVDLRKVAGRTPGFVGADLANLINEAALLAARKNKETVGPAEFDDAIDRVVGGLEKKNRVMNAQEKEIVAFHESGHAIVAESVDHADPVHKISIIPRGIAALGYTQQQPTEDRYLMTRSELLDRLAVLLGGRVAEELVFGEISTGAQNDLQRATDIARSMVTEYGMSDRMGLVTYERARQPLFLPESFAPGKTYSEEKAGQIDEEISLVIEQAHQRVQGILSAHRTILDDLAKLVSQKEVVQGEELRKMLGKTPAE
- the groES gene encoding co-chaperone GroES, which codes for MKIRPLSDRVLVVGIEEKEKTAGGIVIPDTAKEKPQEGKIVAAGPGKWDENGKRIPLEVKKGDRILFGKYAGNEIKVDGVEHLIMREDDILGIMESD